In Pseudomonadota bacterium, one genomic interval encodes:
- a CDS encoding NAD(P)-dependent alcohol dehydrogenase, with protein sequence MQAAVYDRYGPPDVLQLATLDDPVPAPDAVLIRIRAAAVAAEDCLFRRGRPLAARLATGPVRPRVPVLGSSLAGDIVAVGAAVRRFRPGQRVFAASDSGFGAHAGAVCLPADGALAPLPARLDYAEAVSLCAGGLTALPFLRDAGRIRRGQRVLVIGASGSVGTAAVQLAVHFGAEVTGVCSTAHLELVLALGAERAIDYTREDCTRTAKRYDIVFDTAGKSSFARCRGVLRRGGVYLATVLTPAILLQTLWTRIPGGRRARIMFTGLRPAADKARDLAFLGALADAGAYRPVIDRLYPLERIVEAHRYVEQGHKQGNVIVLPAHAGA encoded by the coding sequence ATGCAGGCAGCCGTCTACGACCGCTACGGACCGCCGGACGTCCTGCAGCTGGCGACGCTGGACGATCCCGTGCCCGCGCCCGACGCGGTGCTGATCCGCATCCGGGCGGCGGCGGTGGCAGCGGAGGACTGCCTGTTCCGTCGCGGCCGGCCGCTGGCGGCGCGGCTTGCCACCGGCCCGGTCCGGCCGCGCGTGCCGGTGCTGGGATCCAGCCTGGCCGGCGACATCGTCGCCGTGGGCGCGGCGGTCCGGCGCTTCCGGCCGGGCCAGCGGGTCTTCGCCGCGAGTGACTCCGGTTTCGGTGCCCATGCCGGGGCGGTCTGTCTGCCGGCCGACGGGGCGCTGGCGCCGCTGCCGGCGCGTCTCGATTACGCCGAGGCCGTGAGCCTCTGCGCGGGCGGGCTGACGGCGCTGCCCTTCCTGCGCGATGCGGGCCGCATCCGGCGTGGTCAGCGGGTCCTGGTGATCGGCGCATCCGGCTCGGTGGGAACGGCTGCCGTGCAGCTGGCAGTGCATTTCGGCGCCGAGGTCACCGGGGTCTGCAGCACCGCGCACCTGGAACTTGTGCTTGCGCTCGGTGCCGAACGGGCCATCGACTACACCCGCGAGGATTGCACCCGTACGGCCAAACGCTACGACATCGTGTTCGACACGGCGGGCAAGAGTTCCTTCGCGCGCTGCCGCGGCGTGCTGCGGCGCGGCGGCGTCTATCTCGCGACGGTACTGACACCGGCGATCCTGCTGCAGACACTGTGGACGCGCATCCCCGGCGGCCGGCGTGCGCGCATCATGTTCACGGGCCTGCGGCCGGCGGCCGACAAGGCCCGCGACCTGGCGTTCCTGGGGGCGCTGGCCGACGCGGGCGCGTACCGCCCGGTCATCGACCGGCTGTATCCGCTGGAGCGTATCGTGGAGGCGCACCGCTACGTCGAGCAGGGACACAAGCAGGGGAACGTGATCGTGCTGCCCGCGCATGCCGGTGCATGA
- a CDS encoding cytochrome P460 family protein has product MNKKPIGGLFALLLAGAVGAAEAPAPAPNGISLPEGYRDWRVLGVSHRTDNNTLRVILGNDTAVAAARAGQTRPWPDGAILGKLVWKDVTHPAWEKATVPGDFVHAEFMVKDAARYAATGGWGFARWTGLDQAPYGKDAGFVQECFGCHTPVQENDYVFTHPAVLP; this is encoded by the coding sequence ATGAACAAGAAACCGATCGGTGGCCTGTTTGCATTGCTGCTGGCCGGGGCGGTGGGCGCGGCCGAGGCGCCCGCGCCGGCACCCAACGGCATCAGCCTGCCGGAGGGATACCGCGACTGGCGCGTGCTCGGCGTATCGCACCGGACCGACAACAACACGCTGCGCGTGATCCTGGGCAACGATACGGCCGTGGCGGCGGCGCGCGCCGGCCAGACCCGACCCTGGCCGGACGGCGCCATCCTCGGCAAGCTGGTATGGAAGGACGTGACGCACCCGGCCTGGGAAAAGGCCACGGTGCCGGGCGATTTCGTGCACGCCGAGTTCATGGTCAAGGATGCGGCCCGGTATGCGGCCACCGGCGGCTGGGGTTTCGCGCGCTGGACCGGACTGGATCAGGCGCCCTACGGCAAGGATGCCGGCTTCGTGCAGGAGTGTTTCGGCTGCCATACGCCGGTGCAGGAGAACGACTACGTGTTCACGCATCCGGCAGTCCTGCCGTAG
- a CDS encoding YajD family HNH nuclease: protein MANDKNSRNGRLDAVVAQAQQERARREAGYREQALKLYPWVCGRCRREFGRANLHELTVHHRDHDHDNNPADGSNWELLCLYCHDNEHARYLEQQEAASASGRTGAGVSHKALAGLADLFRKKDG, encoded by the coding sequence ATGGCAAACGACAAGAACTCCCGCAACGGCCGCCTGGATGCGGTCGTGGCACAGGCGCAGCAGGAGCGGGCCCGGCGCGAGGCCGGCTACCGCGAGCAGGCGCTGAAGCTGTACCCCTGGGTGTGCGGGCGCTGCAGGCGCGAATTCGGCCGCGCCAACCTGCATGAACTGACAGTGCATCACCGCGATCACGATCACGACAACAACCCGGCCGATGGCAGCAACTGGGAGCTGCTGTGCCTGTACTGCCACGACAACGAACATGCGCGCTACCTGGAACAGCAGGAGGCGGCCAGCGCCAGCGGCAGGACCGGCGCCGGCGTCTCGCACAAGGCGCTCGCCGGGCTCGCCGATCTGTTCAGGAAAAAGGACGGATGA
- a CDS encoding L,D-transpeptidase family protein produces MQPIRVLCAALPLALPGLAAAADPAIDLVYVDKSAARLYLVSQGAPVREYAVAFGANPVGHKQRAGDERTPEGSYTLDYKKSDSAFHKAIHISYPNDADRARARAAGVDPGGAIMIHGQRNGRGWVAWITQGFDWTDGCIAVTDREMDEIWELVETGTPIQIVP; encoded by the coding sequence ATGCAGCCAATTCGCGTCCTGTGCGCCGCCCTGCCGCTCGCGCTGCCCGGCCTCGCCGCGGCCGCAGATCCGGCCATCGACCTGGTCTACGTCGACAAGTCCGCCGCCAGGCTCTACCTGGTGTCGCAGGGCGCGCCGGTGCGGGAATACGCGGTGGCCTTCGGGGCCAACCCGGTCGGGCACAAACAGCGGGCCGGCGACGAGCGGACGCCGGAGGGTAGCTATACCCTGGACTACAAGAAGTCCGACAGCGCCTTCCACAAGGCCATCCACATCTCCTATCCGAATGACGCGGACCGTGCCCGCGCGCGCGCGGCCGGCGTGGACCCGGGCGGCGCGATCATGATCCACGGTCAGCGCAATGGCCGTGGCTGGGTGGCCTGGATCACGCAGGGCTTCGACTGGACCGACGGCTGCATCGCGGTGACCGACCGGGAGATGGACGAGATCTGGGAACTGGTCGAGACCGGCACGCCGATCCAGATCGTGCCCTGA
- a CDS encoding DUF2214 family protein: MTEVIIRTVHFLGIMVLASMLVGEHLLLKPRLGAEDIRRLAVIDAIYGLSALVVLGAGLSLWLWTGKPAAYYSGNPVFHAKLGAFVLLGLLSIYPTVFLLRQRKSPAAIIAVPARLIHIVRAELLVLLLLPVLAVLMAHGYGQG, translated from the coding sequence ATGACTGAGGTGATCATCCGCACTGTGCATTTTCTCGGCATCATGGTGCTGGCATCGATGCTCGTGGGCGAGCATCTGCTGCTCAAGCCGCGGCTCGGGGCCGAAGACATCCGGCGCCTGGCGGTGATCGACGCGATCTACGGGCTGTCGGCGCTGGTCGTCCTCGGCGCGGGGCTGTCGCTCTGGTTATGGACGGGCAAGCCGGCGGCGTACTACAGCGGCAACCCGGTCTTCCACGCCAAGCTGGGCGCGTTCGTGCTGCTGGGCCTGCTGTCGATCTACCCGACCGTGTTCCTGCTCAGGCAGCGCAAGTCGCCGGCAGCGATCATCGCGGTGCCGGCGCGGCTGATCCACATCGTCCGGGCGGAACTGCTCGTACTGCTGCTGCTGCCGGTCCTGGCGGTGCTGATGGCCCATGGCTATGGCCAGGGCTGA
- the argS gene encoding arginine--tRNA ligase — protein sequence MKELITSKLADAVYRLQLAGSLPAEGLPGIMVERTRERTHGDFATNYAMLLARPLQRKPRELAELLVGAIEPGTGIKRIEIAGPGFINFHLGPAAWHGVVRAALEHGAGFGRSKHGSGQRVQVEFVSANPTGPLHVGHGRGAAYGAAVADLLAAIGYEVHREYYVNDAGRQMDILAASVYLRYLELCGDTVEFPANGYQGDYIWDIAATLHREGGDVLRHPVALVFEGVPPDAPAGGDKEAHIDGLIERIKSLLGGANYREVFDAGLTAILGDIRRDLEEFGVHYDEWFSERSLTESNAVARCMDRLKASGHVYERDGALWFRSTDYGDEKDRVIVRDNGQTTYFASDIAYHANKLERGYHRVIDIWGADHHGYVPRVKAALSALGDDPARLDVLLVQFAILYRNGEKVQMSTRSGEFVTLRELRHEVGNDAARFFYVMRKCEQHMDFDLDLAKSQSNDNPVYYIQYAHARVRSVFRQLAEQRLHWDQAAGLAALDRLSEPHEDALLVNLSRYPEVIESAALNHEPHQLTHYLRELANDFHTYYNAHKFIIDDAPLRDARLALIEATRQAIENGLRLLGVSAPDSM from the coding sequence GTGAAAGAACTGATCACCAGCAAACTCGCCGATGCGGTCTACCGCCTGCAGCTCGCCGGCAGCCTGCCGGCCGAAGGCCTGCCCGGGATCATGGTCGAACGCACGCGCGAACGCACACACGGCGATTTCGCGACCAATTACGCCATGCTGCTGGCCCGGCCGCTGCAGCGCAAGCCGCGCGAGCTGGCCGAACTGCTGGTCGGGGCCATCGAACCCGGCACCGGTATCAAACGCATCGAGATCGCCGGCCCCGGCTTCATCAACTTCCACCTGGGCCCCGCCGCCTGGCACGGCGTGGTGCGCGCGGCCCTGGAACATGGCGCCGGTTTCGGACGCAGCAAGCACGGTAGCGGCCAGCGCGTGCAGGTCGAGTTCGTCTCCGCCAATCCCACCGGCCCGCTGCACGTCGGTCACGGCCGCGGCGCGGCCTATGGTGCCGCGGTGGCCGACCTGCTCGCGGCCATCGGCTACGAGGTGCACCGCGAGTACTACGTCAACGATGCCGGCCGCCAGATGGACATCCTGGCCGCCAGCGTCTACCTGCGCTACCTCGAGCTGTGTGGCGATACGGTGGAGTTCCCGGCCAACGGCTACCAGGGCGACTACATCTGGGACATCGCGGCCACGCTGCATCGCGAGGGCGGTGATGTCTTGCGTCACCCGGTCGCGCTTGTATTCGAAGGCGTACCGCCCGACGCCCCAGCCGGCGGCGACAAGGAAGCGCATATCGACGGCCTGATCGAACGCATCAAGTCACTGCTCGGCGGCGCCAACTACCGCGAGGTGTTCGATGCCGGCCTCACCGCCATCCTCGGCGACATCCGCCGCGATCTCGAGGAGTTCGGCGTACACTACGACGAATGGTTCTCGGAACGCTCGCTGACCGAGAGCAACGCGGTGGCCCGCTGCATGGACAGGCTCAAAGCCAGCGGCCACGTCTACGAGCGTGACGGCGCGCTCTGGTTCCGCTCCACCGACTACGGTGACGAGAAGGACCGCGTCATCGTGCGCGACAACGGGCAGACCACCTACTTCGCCTCAGACATCGCCTACCATGCCAACAAGCTGGAACGCGGCTACCACCGCGTCATCGACATCTGGGGCGCCGATCACCACGGCTACGTGCCGCGCGTGAAGGCCGCGCTCAGCGCACTGGGCGACGACCCCGCCCGGCTCGACGTGCTGCTGGTGCAGTTCGCGATTCTCTACCGCAACGGCGAGAAGGTGCAGATGTCGACCCGCTCCGGCGAATTCGTCACGCTGCGTGAGCTGCGCCACGAGGTCGGCAACGATGCCGCGCGCTTCTTCTACGTCATGCGCAAGTGCGAGCAGCACATGGATTTCGACCTGGACCTGGCCAAGTCGCAGTCGAACGACAACCCGGTGTACTACATCCAGTATGCGCACGCACGCGTGCGCAGCGTGTTCCGCCAGCTCGCCGAACAGCGGTTGCACTGGGACCAGGCCGCGGGTCTGGCCGCGCTGGACCGGCTGAGCGAACCGCACGAGGACGCGCTGCTGGTCAACCTGTCGCGCTATCCCGAGGTCATCGAGAGCGCGGCGCTCAACCACGAACCGCACCAGCTGACGCATTATCTGCGCGAACTGGCGAACGACTTCCATACCTACTACAACGCACACAAGTTCATCATCGACGACGCCCCGCTGCGCGATGCGCGCCTCGCCCTGATCGAGGCGACCCGACAGGCGATCGAAAACGGGTTGCGGCTGCTCGGCGTCAGTGCGCCTGACAGCATGTAG
- a CDS encoding SRPBCC domain-containing protein → MTDPAHTDRTLQTARTLAGTAAAIYAAFADPARLAQWWGPQGFTNRFETFEFKTGGRWRFVMHGPDGHDYRNECIFAELAADRRIVIQHVSPPRFTLTVSLLPTADGTQVRWVQVFEDPAVAAAVRHVAEPGNEQNLDRLSLHLGAGS, encoded by the coding sequence ATGACCGATCCGGCGCACACCGATCGCACGCTCCAGACGGCGCGGACCCTGGCAGGCACCGCCGCGGCGATCTACGCCGCGTTTGCCGATCCGGCACGACTGGCGCAATGGTGGGGGCCGCAGGGCTTCACCAACCGCTTCGAAACGTTCGAGTTCAAGACGGGCGGCCGTTGGCGGTTCGTCATGCATGGCCCCGATGGCCACGATTACCGCAACGAATGCATCTTTGCGGAACTGGCGGCGGACCGGCGGATCGTGATCCAGCATGTCTCCCCGCCACGGTTCACGCTCACGGTGTCGCTCCTGCCCACGGCTGACGGAACCCAGGTGCGCTGGGTCCAGGTATTCGAGGATCCCGCGGTGGCGGCGGCCGTGCGCCATGTCGCGGAGCCCGGCAACGAGCAGAATCTCGATCGTCTGTCGCTGCACCTGGGCGCCGGATCGTGA
- a CDS encoding SRPBCC family protein, giving the protein MRITVTAVIAAPVDAVWRAYTTPEDIKQWNAASADWHTTAAAVDLRVGGAFSSRMEAKDGSMGFDFAGTYTNVVEPRLLEYAFGERMARVEFVPGADGVRVTITFDAESSHTPEQQRAGWQAILENFKRHVEAQPRQ; this is encoded by the coding sequence ATGAGGATTACAGTTACAGCCGTGATCGCGGCGCCTGTCGATGCGGTATGGCGTGCCTATACGACACCGGAAGACATCAAACAGTGGAATGCGGCCTCCGCCGACTGGCACACGACCGCCGCCGCGGTCGACCTGCGCGTCGGCGGCGCCTTCTCCTCGCGCATGGAGGCGAAGGACGGGAGTATGGGTTTCGATTTCGCCGGTACCTACACGAACGTCGTCGAGCCGCGGCTGCTCGAGTATGCATTCGGTGAGCGGATGGCAAGGGTCGAGTTCGTGCCGGGGGCGGACGGTGTGCGGGTCACAATTACGTTCGATGCCGAATCCAGCCATACCCCGGAACAGCAGCGGGCGGGGTGGCAGGCGATCCTGGAAAACTTCAAGCGTCACGTGGAGGCACAGCCCCGGCAGTGA
- a CDS encoding SPOR domain-containing protein: MARDYKHRAQPRRRKPALSPLVAVLSGLLIGLFVAFLVYIKMQAAPVQPQVFIKEPLPPEALPAPAAGPAGKVQQDSAAPAEPPKPRFDFYTLLPEMEVVVPDQEITGKPKQGVPQVEQPGTYFLQVGSFRNSAQADHLKAEMALLGLEASVQKISIDNKTTWHRVRVGPFRDLDALNRTRSTLRQRGVESTLVKITG; encoded by the coding sequence ATGGCACGCGATTACAAGCACCGCGCGCAGCCGCGCCGCAGGAAACCCGCTCTGTCGCCGCTGGTCGCCGTGCTTTCCGGCCTGCTCATCGGCCTGTTCGTCGCATTCCTGGTCTATATCAAGATGCAGGCGGCGCCGGTACAGCCGCAGGTGTTCATCAAGGAACCCCTGCCGCCCGAGGCGCTGCCGGCGCCGGCGGCCGGACCTGCAGGCAAGGTGCAGCAGGACAGCGCCGCCCCGGCCGAGCCGCCGAAGCCGCGTTTCGACTTCTACACCCTGCTGCCGGAGATGGAAGTCGTGGTGCCGGATCAGGAAATCACCGGCAAACCCAAGCAGGGCGTGCCGCAGGTCGAGCAACCCGGCACCTATTTCCTGCAGGTCGGCTCCTTCCGCAACAGCGCCCAGGCCGACCACCTGAAGGCCGAGATGGCCCTGCTCGGCCTGGAGGCCAGCGTCCAGAAGATCAGCATCGACAACAAGACCACCTGGCACCGTGTGCGCGTCGGCCCGTTCCGCGACCTCGACGCGCTGAACCGCACGCGCAGCACGCTCAGGCAGCGCGGCGTGGAGAGCACGCTGGTGAAGATCACCGGCTAG
- a CDS encoding DUF169 domain-containing protein, with the protein MPEQDNQKLAADLVKSLGLQHPPLAIHFSQEALPGVEPFDDEMPAATADGRTGRVPAGCVFWMKAEGRTFSTVAEDHANCSVGSVTHGFRSLDEVGDKSDVSALVGAGWVAPEIFPEIPVIKGRYKYVTYGPLQDAGQTPDVVFLRINAKQAMTISDAFPDMHFEGKPQCHIIAIAKEQHEVAVSVGCMLSRVRTGMPNTEMTCAIPGVRLAEVVQQIKTTTVIDGTVANYAGEDTRRFEKR; encoded by the coding sequence ATGCCGGAACAGGACAACCAGAAACTGGCTGCTGATCTTGTAAAGTCCCTGGGTTTGCAGCACCCCCCCCTTGCTATCCACTTCAGCCAGGAAGCCTTGCCTGGCGTTGAGCCATTTGACGACGAAATGCCGGCAGCCACCGCCGATGGCCGTACAGGTCGTGTACCAGCCGGTTGCGTTTTCTGGATGAAGGCTGAAGGACGAACTTTCAGCACAGTAGCTGAAGATCATGCCAACTGTAGTGTTGGCAGTGTAACTCACGGTTTCAGGTCGCTGGATGAGGTAGGTGACAAGTCAGATGTAAGTGCGTTGGTCGGTGCTGGATGGGTGGCACCGGAAATATTCCCGGAAATACCGGTGATTAAAGGGCGATACAAGTATGTGACCTACGGACCATTGCAGGATGCCGGTCAGACGCCGGATGTAGTGTTCTTGCGAATTAACGCAAAACAGGCAATGACTATCTCGGATGCATTCCCCGACATGCATTTCGAAGGTAAACCGCAATGTCACATCATCGCAATAGCAAAGGAGCAGCATGAGGTGGCAGTCAGCGTGGGCTGTATGTTAAGCCGTGTCCGTACTGGCATGCCTAATACGGAAATGACCTGCGCTATCCCCGGGGTTCGTCTTGCTGAGGTTGTGCAGCAGATCAAAACAACAACTGTCATTGACGGTACAGTGGCCAATTATGCTGGCGAGGACACACGGCGCTTCGAGAAACGCTGA
- a CDS encoding SdpI family protein — translation MDLYDKSLVTVIGVSLVLVALAIPLVLRRVPPNPVYGFRTRATQADAALWREANAYFGRLLIAATAIACAFAITVRFTLPLAPGLVVPLTVACFTLPGLFAALATLRFVRQHPGAGR, via the coding sequence ATGGACCTATACGACAAGAGCCTCGTCACCGTTATCGGCGTCTCGCTGGTGCTGGTCGCGCTCGCGATCCCGCTGGTGTTGCGCAGGGTGCCACCCAATCCCGTCTACGGTTTCCGCACCCGGGCGACGCAGGCCGACGCGGCGCTGTGGCGCGAAGCGAATGCCTACTTCGGCCGCTTGCTCATCGCCGCGACGGCGATTGCCTGCGCCTTCGCCATTACCGTCCGTTTCACCCTGCCGCTCGCGCCGGGGCTGGTCGTGCCGCTCACCGTGGCGTGTTTCACCCTGCCCGGCCTGTTCGCGGCGCTGGCCACGCTGCGCTTCGTGCGGCAGCACCCCGGGGCGGGCCGGTGA
- a CDS encoding MFS transporter, which translates to MQAPAGQDEPVPLRSGYRRLPGGIWALGLVSMLMDVSSELIHSLLPVFLGTVLGASMLTIGVIEGSAEAIAAFMRVFSGVYSDYLGRRKPLLVLGYGLAAVTKPLFPLAATIGWVFTARCVDRIGKGIRGAPRDALVADLVPRHLRGAAYGLRQALDTLGALLGPLLALVCMVLLADDIRAVLWLAVVPAVLAVAVLLAAVREPAATLSGKRGALAPARVRSLPPRFWRVVALGAVFTLARFSEAFLILRAQEVGLAIGYVPLIMVVMNAVYAVCAYPAGALADVLSPRRLLLAGLGVLIAADALLAVAGTPLQTFGGAALWGLHMALTQGLLAKLVADTAPDDLRGTAFGIFNLVSGAALLLASVIAGALWQTRGAVATFGAGALFAAAAAGGLLLYRPGARGGAAAGPG; encoded by the coding sequence ATGCAGGCTCCCGCCGGCCAGGATGAACCCGTCCCGCTACGCAGCGGCTACCGCCGGCTGCCCGGCGGCATCTGGGCGCTCGGCCTGGTCTCGATGCTGATGGATGTCTCCTCCGAGCTGATCCACAGCCTGCTGCCGGTGTTCCTCGGCACGGTGCTCGGCGCCTCCATGCTGACCATCGGCGTGATCGAGGGCAGCGCCGAGGCGATCGCGGCTTTCATGCGCGTGTTTTCCGGCGTTTACAGCGATTACCTGGGCCGGCGCAAGCCGCTGCTGGTGCTCGGCTACGGCCTCGCGGCCGTGACCAAGCCGCTGTTCCCGCTGGCGGCGACGATCGGCTGGGTCTTCACGGCGCGTTGTGTCGACCGGATCGGCAAGGGCATCCGCGGCGCCCCGCGCGATGCGCTGGTCGCGGACCTGGTGCCCCGGCACCTGCGCGGCGCGGCATACGGCCTGCGGCAGGCGCTCGATACCCTGGGTGCCTTGCTCGGGCCGTTGCTGGCGCTAGTGTGCATGGTCCTGCTCGCGGACGATATCCGCGCGGTGCTGTGGCTGGCGGTCGTCCCCGCCGTGCTCGCCGTCGCCGTGCTGCTCGCAGCGGTGCGCGAGCCGGCTGCCACCCTGTCCGGGAAGCGCGGCGCGCTGGCGCCCGCCAGGGTGCGGTCACTGCCGCCGCGCTTCTGGCGGGTGGTCGCGCTCGGTGCCGTCTTCACCCTGGCGCGCTTCAGCGAGGCCTTCCTGATCCTGCGTGCGCAGGAGGTGGGGCTCGCCATCGGATACGTGCCGCTGATCATGGTCGTGATGAACGCCGTCTACGCGGTCTGCGCCTATCCCGCCGGCGCGCTGGCCGACGTGCTGTCGCCGCGCCGGCTGCTGCTCGCCGGACTCGGCGTGCTGATCGCCGCGGATGCCTTGCTGGCCGTGGCGGGGACGCCGCTGCAGACCTTCGGCGGCGCCGCGCTGTGGGGGCTGCACATGGCGCTGACCCAGGGACTGCTGGCGAAACTGGTGGCCGACACGGCGCCGGACGACCTGCGCGGCACGGCCTTCGGCATCTTCAATCTGGTCAGCGGCGCGGCGCTGCTGCTGGCCAGCGTGATCGCGGGCGCGCTGTGGCAGACCCGCGGCGCCGTGGCCACGTTCGGCGCCGGGGCGCTGTTCGCCGCGGCGGCGGCAGGGGGGCTGCTGCTGTACCGGCCCGGTGCGCGCGGCGGTGCAGCGGCCGGACCGGGCTGA
- a CDS encoding TerC family protein, giving the protein MFEWFSSPEAWIALGTLTALEIVLGIDNIIFISILVGRLPAQQRNFARTTGLALAMLTRLALLFSIAWVVGLTEPWFTLLGEAISGRDIILIGGGLFLLGKATFEIHDSLEGAAEHTAPGAVAGMGAVLFQIAVLDIVFSLDSVITAVGLASHVSIMAIAIVLSVAVMLFAAKPIGDFVDAHPTIKILALSFLIMVGVTLIVEGFDVHVPKGYIYFAMAFSVAVEMLNIRMRRRMAEPVHLHKRLEE; this is encoded by the coding sequence ATGTTCGAATGGTTTTCCAGCCCGGAGGCCTGGATCGCGCTGGGCACGCTCACGGCCCTGGAGATCGTGCTCGGGATCGACAACATCATCTTCATCTCCATCCTGGTCGGCCGCCTGCCGGCGCAGCAGCGCAACTTCGCGCGCACCACCGGGCTGGCGCTGGCCATGCTCACGCGGCTCGCGCTGCTGTTCTCGATCGCCTGGGTGGTCGGCCTGACGGAACCCTGGTTCACGCTGCTGGGCGAGGCGATCTCGGGGCGCGACATCATCCTGATCGGCGGCGGCCTGTTCCTGCTCGGCAAGGCTACCTTCGAGATCCACGACAGCCTCGAAGGCGCAGCCGAACATACCGCGCCCGGCGCGGTCGCGGGCATGGGTGCGGTGCTGTTCCAGATCGCGGTGCTCGATATCGTGTTCTCGCTGGACTCGGTGATCACCGCCGTCGGCCTGGCCAGCCACGTCTCGATCATGGCGATCGCCATCGTGCTGTCGGTGGCTGTCATGCTGTTCGCCGCGAAGCCGATCGGCGATTTCGTCGACGCCCATCCCACCATCAAGATCCTCGCGCTGTCGTTCCTGATCATGGTCGGTGTGACCCTGATCGTGGAGGGTTTCGACGTGCATGTGCCGAAGGGCTATATCTACTTCGCCATGGCGTTCTCGGTCGCGGTCGAGATGCTGAACATCCGCATGCGCAGGCGCATGGCCGAGCCGGTGCACCTGCACAAGCGGCTGGAGGAGTGA
- a CDS encoding cupin domain-containing protein — protein MRSFRRNAAWRGARIYNRRHESALRQHMTVPDRQDIARDWAARGFSCALWVDPPGQCWEDFVHDTDELVCVLEGTLVFEVDGAVSRPAPGVELCIPAGVRHSVRNSGDTTARWLYGYRRRAADATIPAGDRR, from the coding sequence GTGCGCTCGTTCCGGCGCAATGCCGCGTGGCGCGGCGCGCGCATCTACAACCGGCGGCATGAATCGGCATTGCGGCAGCACATGACCGTCCCGGACCGGCAGGACATCGCCCGGGACTGGGCCGCCAGGGGATTCAGCTGTGCGCTCTGGGTCGATCCCCCGGGCCAGTGCTGGGAGGATTTCGTGCACGATACGGATGAACTCGTGTGCGTGCTCGAGGGGACGCTGGTATTCGAGGTCGACGGCGCGGTCAGCCGGCCGGCGCCGGGAGTGGAACTCTGCATCCCCGCGGGCGTGCGCCACTCGGTGCGCAATAGCGGCGACACGACCGCGCGCTGGCTGTACGGTTACCGTCGCCGCGCGGCAGACGCTACAATCCCCGCGGGTGACCGGCGGTGA
- a CDS encoding DUF1294 domain-containing protein, whose amino-acid sequence MRSKGKIAAWNDEKGYGFISPMTGGARTFIHIKAFANRARRPSVGDIVTYSVTADSKGRPIAAGAALAGVRDRARPGRQGGKPAQLLALTFLLLVTLAAVAAAVPPQVLGLYLGASLATYAAYARDKMAAERSGRRIPENNLHVLGLVGGWPGALLAQGRLRHKTRKQPFRAVFWATVILNCTALAWLLTPGGRSAWQSLISLLA is encoded by the coding sequence ATGAGAAGCAAGGGCAAGATTGCGGCCTGGAATGACGAGAAGGGGTACGGCTTCATCTCCCCGATGACAGGCGGTGCCCGGACATTCATACATATCAAGGCCTTCGCAAACCGAGCGCGCCGCCCGTCAGTTGGGGATATCGTAACCTACTCCGTGACGGCGGATTCCAAGGGGCGGCCGATTGCGGCGGGGGCGGCGTTGGCCGGCGTTAGGGATAGGGCAAGACCGGGCAGGCAGGGTGGCAAACCGGCCCAACTACTCGCGCTAACCTTCCTGTTGCTGGTCACGCTTGCCGCCGTGGCCGCGGCAGTACCCCCGCAGGTGCTGGGCCTCTATCTCGGTGCCAGCCTCGCTACCTATGCCGCATACGCGCGCGACAAAATGGCAGCGGAAAGGTCCGGTAGGCGGATCCCCGAAAACAACCTGCATGTTCTGGGCCTCGTTGGTGGTTGGCCCGGCGCGTTGCTTGCGCAAGGCAGGTTGAGGCACAAAACGCGGAAGCAGCCGTTTCGTGCCGTATTCTGGGCAACCGTAATCCTGAACTGCACGGCATTGGCCTGGTTGCTTACCCCGGGTGGGCGAAGCGCATGGCAATCGCTGATATCCTTGCTTGCGTGA